A genome region from Nicotiana tabacum cultivar K326 chromosome 13, ASM71507v2, whole genome shotgun sequence includes the following:
- the LOC142168220 gene encoding uncharacterized protein LOC142168220, whose protein sequence is MVKLNVHCSAILQNKIPKKCGDSGSFMIPCSLGSEKFDKALCDSSASINLMTLSVFRKLEGELGIIKFVPVSLQLVDQTTIIPEGIIEDIMVRVEKPVFPMNFIVVDMEVNKEVPLNLVRPFICTGRAILDIYEGQLMLRMENKKVVFHMKRMMKYPCDEASAYSCFKLDIVGELAEKYKLEKLVWDSLERCITQSNTAEDEDPNIKKQAEALDIENQVVDEEEFRKEMTKPSMELKVLPTHLKYAFLEANNFLVIVFVDLTGEQEHTLVELLWKHKKAISWSMADIYRIYPAIYMHKILLEEGRKLVVQPQ, encoded by the coding sequence ATGGTCAAACTCAATGTGCACTGTAGTGCCATCCTGCAGAATAAAATTCCTAAAAAGTGTGGGGATTCTGGAAGCTTCATGATACCTTGCTCTCTGGGGAGCGAGAAATTCGACAAAGCCTTGTGCGACTCAAGCGCATCCATTAACTTAATGACATTGTCTGTTTTTAGGAAATTGGAAGGAGAGCTGGGAATTATCAAGTTTGTGCCAGTATCATTGCAACTGGTTGACCAAACTACCATTATACCAGAGGGAATAATCGAGGATATTATGGTGAGAGTGGAAAAACCTGTATTTCCTATGAACTTCATCGTAGTAGACATGGAAGTGAATAAGGAGGTACCTCTAAATTTAGTGAGACCATTTATTTGCACTGGCAGGGCAATCCTTGATATATATGAGGGTCAACTCATGCTAAGAATGGAAAACAAAAAGGTGGTTTTCCATATGAAGAGAATGATGAAGTATCCTTGCGATGAGGCATCTGCCTACTCATGTTTCAAACTAGATATAGTGGGAGAGTTAGCTGAAAAATACAAGTTGGAAAAACTTGTGTGGGATTCATTAGAAAGATGTATTACTCAATCGAATACAGCTGAAGATGAAGACCCGAATATCAAGAAACAGGCCGAGGCCCTAGACATTGAAAATCAAGTGGTGGATGAAGAGGAATTTAGGAAGGAAATGACTAAGCCTAGTATGGAGTTGAAAGTACTCCCAACCCATCTAAAATATGCTTTTCTTGAGGCTAATAAttttcttgtgattgtttttgttgATTTGACAGGTGAACAGGAACATACGCTGGTGGAATTATTGTGGAAGCATAAAAAAGCAATCAGCTGGAGCATGGCCGATATTTATAGAATTTACCCCGCAATCTACATGCACAAGATTTTGTTGGAGGAAGGTAGAAAACTTGTAGTGCAGCCTCAATGA